From the genome of Romeriopsis navalis LEGE 11480:
GAAGCCGGTAGAGATGTGCCTGTGGTAACGGATTTTCGTGATGTGTTGCAGCCGATTTTGACGCAGCACTGGGGATTATCCGATGTCCAGCTAGCGAGGGTGCTGCCAGATTATGGGTCGAAAAATTCGATATCGGGTTTACTGAAATGATCAATGGTTGAGGATCAATTCTTCATAAATTAGAAAGGTGCCTACACTAGTCGATGCTTCAAACTTCTTTAGTAAAGATCTGCCGGACAATTGACATCCGTTCATGACCGGGCGCATACACTGTGACTAATAACCCTGATGCAATGTCCGGTGTTATCTGTGTCTGATGGCTGGCTATACCCAATTCAACCCATGATCAGAGGCAGGATAATTCTCAGCTTATCGATGGAGTGAAGCGTATGTGGATTAATCTTGAACAGCGAGAGCAGATCATTCTAATTAATCGGCAGTTTAATCAATTAACGATTGCTGATTTTGCTGATTATCAAATTGTGTGGCCAACCAAAACGCAGTATCTCAAAAAACGCTTTTTCTCTGCTTGGATGTCTGTACCAGAACGGGTTTATGCGCCGATCGGATGGTTGATATTTCAGGGCCAAACGATCGCTAACCTCCAGGGGCTTGATATTGCATCATTTGCGCCCGTGGATTCGTCATTTGAATTTGCGCGGCGGCTGGGTCCCGCAATTCCGATCAATTTTGAGGCAAGTAGTGAACGATCGCTGCCAAAGCGCGTATCCAACCAGGCTGCATTTACGTACGAGATGCCGGATGAATCAATCCCACGCACTATTTTTCGGGCCGTCACCCCCAGATTTGTCCGGGTCTATGATTTTTGGCCAACACTGGAACTGAGCGAGATTGTGACGCAGATGCTGATCGAAGAGCAACGGTTTATTACCGAGAATCGTGAGCAGCTGAAGTTAGAACCATTTTATCAAGCACAATTTAATCTTTAGCTTGAGTCTGGCATTTTGGGCGGATTAATCAGGCTTCATCACTTAGTGAGTCTGGTTCGACAACTTGGCGATCGTTACGTTTAACCCAAGCGGAAACTGCCGCGATTGCGAGTACGCCCACAACTGAAGCCCCAAGCAACAGCTTTTCACCACTGATTAACCCCGCTCCAGCGGCAACGATCGGGGGTTTGGAAATCGTGACACTCAGAGCCAGCGCACTGAGAAACTTGCGGGCGGGCATTTGGCTGAGACCAACGGCATAGCAAATATAGTCGAAAAAACCGGACATGAGCGCACCGGTCATTAGGAAGAAGTTGCCTTCAAGATATTTTTTGCTCCAGCGATCAAGCCGGCCCATGAAGTGCTCCCCCACGACTCGTTGTACAACGCCGCGCCCATAGCGACGGGCGATGAAGAAGTTGCCAGCACAAGCGAGAAAATCGGCGATGATGATGACGATCGTGCCTTGGACAAAGCCAAAAAGCGCACCGGAGAGCAAGGCATAGGCTGTACCAGGGAGAACGGGAATCGTGATGCTGGTGAGGCGGAGTAGCAAAATGACTATGGGTGCCCAGATGCCAAATTGTTTGATATTTTCACGAATCTGCTCCAGGCCAACTTGATTGACAAAAACGATCGCCGCCGCAATCAGTCCGATGATTAAAACAAATTCAATGGCTTTGCGGAGTTTGGGCGACATGATGGGGAGGGAAAATCACTAGGAGAATTTTACTGGATGATCTAAACCTGACCAACGGCGATTGCCTTGCGACGCCGTTGGCGCACAAGAATCTGGGGGCGGAACAACACGTTAAGCAGTAACCACAGGGACTTAAATTCTCCTGGAGAGTTGTGGTGTTGCCATTGTCCGGGACGGCAGAAGAGGAGTTCAATCAGACGGCGATGTTGGGTCAGTGCCAGGGGCATGAATTGAAGCTGGATCGTGGGCGGCTGCGTTTCGCCGCACTGGGCGATCGCGATCGCGTCGATGTCTAGGTTAGCTTCAGGGATTTCGAGCCGTAGTGGCAAGGGCAGTTGTGCTGATATCGGCGGAAATTCACCTTGGGTTAAGTGAATACGGCAGCCCAATTCAGAAATCATACTGGTTGTGCCCCAATAGATCTGATGGTTCAGCGTGAGTTTGGCCACGCGGCGGAGGGCGAAATATTCGTGGGGATCGGGTCGCGGGACATCCACCAAAATCATCAGGGCAATACCGATCATTGCCAGGTTATAGGCACTCCAGATCCAGCCAAGATCCAACCCTTGTACGTGGGTAATCGCGGCATCAACGTTCTGGATATTCGCTTGATAGAGACACATGCCAAGGGTATGCCAGAGGCTATAGGCATTCAGGGTAAAGAGAAGAATTAAGGGCCAGGCCAGATGCCAGTTGAAAATGAATTGATTGCTGGAGGTGCCTTTGGGCGTTACCTGAAACCCTTTGGAAAAGGGCTGGAGCAGGGCTTGAAATACCGTGACAAGGAGTGGGAAGAGCAGAACTAATGAGTAGATATCAGATAAGAAGGCCGATCGCGAGCGGCCATTTAACCAGGCAAAAACAGTCAGCTGGGTGAGATAAAAGGGAATAAAGAAATAGAGTAGCTCAGCGCCGTTTGTTTTAATCGGCACAATGCCCCAAAAAGCGTAGGCCAAAGGCATCAGCAGAAAATAGGCACGGGAGAATGTCGTAAACCAATGCAAAATTCCTTCAAAATGGCCCAGGCGTTGTATCCAGGTGAGGCCAGGAATCGTCAGAGGATTTGTTTTGATAAAGAATGCTTGGAGCGTACCGCGCGCCCAGCGGAGTCGCTGAACCGCATGGGCCGCAATATTTTCCGCGGCTAAACCGGCACTAAGTTTTTCGTTGAGGTAGACGACGCGGTAGCCTTGGGCCGCAAGATTAATCGCGGTGAAATAGTCTTCGCTGAGGGAATCGGTGACAAACCCACCGGTGGCTTCGATCGCGCTGCGGCGCAGGACAAAGGATGTCCCCGCACAAACCACACTACCAGCGGCGTCACGCATAGGCTGAATTTGGCGATAGAAGACTTCTTCTTCGGGGGTGAGAATATTTTCTAAGCCGAGGTTACGGGCGATCGGGTCAGGGTTATAGAACGACTGAGGGGTCTGAACCAAGGCGATTTCCGGATCTTGGAAGAAGCCCACGGTGCGCTGGAGGAAGTTGCGGGTAGGGATAAAGTCGGCATCGAAACAAGTAATGAGTTCACCCTGGGTCTGGGCGATCGCGTGGTTCAGATTGCCGGCCTTGGCATGGCGATTATCCGGTCGGGTAATATAGGCGCAACCCAGTTCGGCTGCAAGGGCTTGGATTTCGGGGCGACGGGTGTCGTCGAGCAGGTGAATTTGGTAATTCGGATAGTCCATTGCCTGTGCCCCGATGACTGTGCGGCGCAGGATGAACGCAGGTTCATCGTAGGTGGGGATGAGCACGTCAATACTCGGTTGGTAGTGCCCAGCAGCGACATCCAGGGCAAGTTGATCGGCTTGATGACGGCGATCGCGCACTTTAAATAATAGAAAAAGCTGGATGGAACTACTGGCGAGACCCAGCAATTCGGCCGCAAATAGGCCCAGACTGAGTGTGCTCGATAATACGTCGTCAAGGTTGAGGGTAAACGTGCGCCAAATCAGGTAACGCACAATCAGAATTAGCATGAGTGCCACGACGATGCGTCGCGACCAGGTTTGCGGCTGTGGTGAGAAAATCCGCGTGATCAGCCAAGTGCTGATAAACAAAATCACGGTGGGGGCGATGAGATAATGCCCGGCGAGCATGGGCGCTGACACCAAGGGAGCGAACAGGCGCGTAAATTGATGCACGATCGCCGCTAGTTCTCCTTGTTGTGCCCAAGTGGCTAATTCAATCCCGAGGAATAGGAGTGTACTGCCGAGCAAGAGCAACAGGGGGAGACGAACACGCACTGGACTCGGAGAGACGATTTGTGGCTTTGCAGGAGGAGGCGCATCTAGCATATATGTCAATATTGCGAGGAAAACGAGTGACTGTAGTACAAGTCCAAACCGAAAATGGTTTGCTTCAGAGCGGAATATGCAGTGACCGCGGAATTATCGAGAAATTTGCTTGATATTAAAACCGATTGGCTAGGAGGACTGTAACTTTAACAACGTGCTTCGTTCGTTCCGCATCATCTAGAACGTGATTAACGGCTGCAACCAAGCCTTAACTGCCCAAATTTGGAGAATTGATCAATGCAACGCCGAAATTTACTACTTACTACTCTAACTGCAACCTTCGCGATTGGGATGACCGTCGTGCCGGAGCTGCAGATGCGTCCAGCGATGGCTGAAGCTGGTGCTACTCCATCCACGCCCATTGCTCGCAAGATCGCAACGACAAAAGCGTTGGCGAGTGGCAGTTTTGTGGGGGCAGAACATCCCACGGCGGGGGGCGTCAAAATTGTGATGGATGGTGGCCAGCGTTACCTGGAGTTTGACAGCAAATTTAAGAGCGATAATGGCCCAGATTTGTTTGTATTGCTACATCGGCAGGCTTCACCAAAACGATATCAGGCGAACGACTATGTCAGCTTGGGGCGTCTCCAAAAGGTTAAGGGTAAGCAGCGCTATGCGATTCCAGCCGGTGTGAAACTAGAAGATTTCAACTCGGTTGTGGTCTGGTGCCGTGAGTTTAATGCGACGTTTGGCTTTGCGGCTCTGAGTAATATTGCGCCAAAGGTAAAAACGTTGAGTAGTGGTGCATTTGTGGCATCAGAACATCCCACTAGCGGCATGGCAACAGTCGTGCAGCACGATGGAAAGCAGTATCTCAAGTTTGACAACAAATTTAAGAGCGATAATGGCCCGGATCTCTTTGTCCTGCTGCACCGCCAGGCATCCCCGAAGCAGTATCGAGCCAGTGATTATGTGAGCCTTGGACGCCTTAAGAATGTGGCTGGAGAGCAGGTATATGAAATTCCTGAGGGCATCGATGTCTCAGTATTTAAGTCGGCAGTGATTTGGTGTCGCCAATTCAATGCCACGTTTGGCTTTGCACCGCTGAGCTAGGTAGTGGCGGGATCTGGAGTGGGAAAACCTGTCACGGTTTACCTCGTAATATGTGAATTTCGTGAGGTTTGCGGCTTGTAAAGCTTTCGATCGTGACAGATAGTTCAACTCCCGCAATAGGCTAAAACTTTTGTAGGACTTGGGCTGGCCATCGGTGCCGATGCTTTTGGGGTAATACCCGCCTGATCCCCACAAACTGTAAATTCATTCGCCATCGACTTTAAAATTATGACTTTTGCTGATTGGCTCCGTCTGGTTCATCCGATTTTGGCTGTGGTCGTTGTTTATCCACTCATTGGAATTGTTGTCCGTTATGCCTGGCAAACCCGCCAGCGGCGACTTGAAGCGAAAGCCAAAATCAAAAGTAAGATTCCCCCAACGGCAGGGGCAGAGCATGTGAATATTGGTCGCTGGCTGACGGGCTCGGTGACGGGGCTATCGTTGCTAGGATTAGCCCATCCAATTTTCAAGACGATTGTCAAGAAGCAGGTCTGGGCCGCGAATCCCGGTCAGGTTATCTTCATTGTATTGATGTTTGCGGCGACGATCGCTTCTCTGGTATTTCTCTACCGGGCCAAGACCAAGGGCTGGCGTGTCACTTTCACGACATTGACGAGTGCGGGCTTGATTATCTTAGGTTTGCAGGACGGGGTCTTTCGCCGAACGGATGAGTGGTTTTTCTCACACTATTACTACGGGCTGACCGCCGCGATTCTGATGGTGATATCTTTAGCGATTTTGCCGGAAATTTACCGCCAAATGACTTGGCGTAAGGTGCATATTGGCCTAAATATCATTGCGCTACTGTTGTTTCTGGGGCAGGGTGTGACCGGCGCGCGCGATTTGCTGGAAATTCCTTTGAGCTGGCAGGAACCAACGGTATTTAGCTGTGACTTTGCAAACAAAGTTTGTGGGGCACCGCCAAGCATCCCTAACTAGACGGGCCATAAAATTTGTCTGATTGAAACATCGGGGGCGGCCAGTATTGGCCGCCCCCGATGTCTTGGTGTATACGATCACCGATTAATCTTCCGTCCGAACTTATACGCGATCGCAGGCCGAGGGGTGCTGATCACAGATGTAATGGTAGACAATTGCGGATCAAAATTGAGCTATTAGAAATCTCGATCGGCGCGATTGATTCGTCGCTTAGCCCTCAACATGCAACCTATAATCAGTGTGATTATCTGTACGTACAACCCGCGTGCAGATTACTTCAAACAGGTCCTGAATGAATTAGCTTGTCAGTCGTTGCCACTCGCAGCCTGGGAGCTGTTGGTGATTGACAATGCTAGCAAACTTGCCGTTGAATCAGCGTGGAGCCTCGATTGGCATCCCCAGGGACGGATTATTCGAGAGGAAACAGCGGGCCTGACGGCGGCACGTTTACGTGGACATCAAGAAGCACAAGGTGAGATTTTAGTTTTTGTTGATGATGACAACTTACTGAATCACGAGTATTTAGCGGATGTGCAACGAATATTTCAGCAGCATCCGCAGCTCGGGGCGATTGGGGGACGATCCAAACCACGATTTGAGACGGCTCCGGAACCGTGGATGGCGGAGTTCTATAAGGTATTGGCACTGCGCGACTTTGGCCCTGAAGCCCAAATAAGTGAGCGATATGCAACGGGAGAGACGATCGAATATCCCGATTTTGCACCCGCTGGGATTGGCTTAGGAATTCGACGGGATGTGTTTGGGGCTTATGTTGAGCATATGCAACATGATGCTGCACGACTGGCGTTAGGCCGTACAGGCAAAAAATTAACCTCCGGCGAGGATAACGATATTGTCCTCACGGTGATGAGCCAAGGATGGCAGATTGGTTATTTCCCCAGCTTAGAAGTGATTCATCTGATTTCCGCCGATCGGCTCGAGCGGGATTATTTAGCCCGACTGAATGAGGCAGCGACCCGATCGTGGGTGCAAGTGCTCGGCATGCACAACTTACAAGTTTGGTCACCGATCGCCCCTTGGACAGTGCTGCCGCGCAAAATCAAAGCATTTTTTACCTATGGGGCATGGCGTAATGCGGCGGCGTATGTCCGGTGGCGGGGTGCCTGTGGTCTATATGAAGCCTTAGCAAGTACATAGCAAAACCCGACTTATCCAAGCGATACCATTGCTCACTTTTTGGAAATTATTATGTACGCTTTGAATCAAATGTATGGCCTGGCTCGGGCAATGCGACTCGGGCAGTTAGTTTACTGGGGATACCACGCGCCCAAAGGGATGATTCAGAAAACCTTGAAGCGCGGTGTCATCAACCGGGCCGCAGATCAAAAAGCCCAACGTCAGATGGAAGCCGCAGCGGACAAGTTACCGAGACTAGAACCGAGTGAAAACCCGAAAAAAATCTATTTTCTCAGTGGTCGAAAATTTTGGTATCAAACTTGTTTTTGCGCCTATTCGCTTGTGCAACAGTCCGGGACTTATTTCCGACCTGTGATTTATGACGATGGCAGTCTTAGTCAAACGTATCAAGCCAAGATTAAACGGATCTTTCCCGATGCCGAAATCATTAGCCATGAAGTAACCGAAGCCAAGTTGGATGAGTTTTTGCCCAGTCAGCAGTTTCCAACTTTACGATCGCGCCGACTGGAGTATTTTAACCTGCGCAAGCTGACGGATATTCATGTCAATGATGCGGGTTGGAAGTTAGTCTTAGACTCCGATATGCTGTTCTTTCGGCGGCCTGATTTTCTGGTCAATTGGCTAGAAGCGCCCCAGCAGCCCTGCTATATGGTGGATGTTGAAACGGCTTATGGCTACTCCGATAAGCTGATGCGTGAGTTAGCGGGTGCGAAGATTCCTGAGGCGATCAATGTGGGCATCTGCGGGTTACAAAGTGATGCGATTGATTGGGCCGAATTAGAGTATTGGTGCAAGACGATGATTGAGTCAGAGGGCACAAATTACTACCAAGAACAGGCAATGGCCGCCATGCTAATGGCGCGGGCTGACAGTCAGGTGGCACCGAAGCAAGATTATATTTTGATGCCGGGTCAGGGAGAAGCACGCAATCCGCAGGGCGTTATGCATCACTATGTTGCCGATTCAAAACCCTGGTATTTCCACTATGGCTGGAAGCATATAGCGGGTGAGGGAATGACATAATGCAGGCTTCAAATCAGATTGTTCGCGGACTTTGGGTCGGTTCAGAACTCTCGATCATGGAGCAGTTATCAATTCGGTCGTTTCTCGCGAATGGGCATCACTATCAGCTCTATGTCTATGAGGATGTTAAAAACATACCGCCGGGTACACAGGTGATGGATGCAAATTGCATCTTACCGATTGAACGGGTGTTCACCTATCAACATGGGGCGGAAAAGGGGAGTTATTCGGGTTTTGCCGATGAGTTCCGTTTACATTTGCTATCTCAGAAAGGTGGATGGTGGGCGGATCTTGATGTTGTTTGCTTAAAACCCTTTGACTTTCGATCGGCCTATGTCATTGCTTCAAGTTATGAAGGCCAGTGGGGCAGTCCAGCGATTAACTGTGTGATGAAAATGCCAGCGAAAAGCTGTCTTGCATCATATTTATGCCGAGAAGCACAACGGTATGACCCGCAGCAAATTCGGTTTACCGAAACGGGCCCACGCTTGTTACAAAAGGCGATTGAGCGTTTGGAACTGCATTCAACGGTCGTTGACCATGAAACATTTTGTGCGATTTCATGGCGATCGGTCCGGCAAAAAATCGTCTATGACGAGTCAAATACATTAGTTTTGCGGGCAACGCATTGGGCCAAGGATTATGTCCGATCAATACTCAAACCAGAAATGAGTGTCGATCGGCTGCGGGGAAATGCCTACGCTATTCATCTCTGGAGTGAAATCTGGCGACGAGAGCAGTTAGATAAAAATGGCACTTACCACCCAACTTGTCTCTATGAACGCTTAAAAAATCGGTACCTTTAGCCAATTGTTATCCCATTGAACCCCGACTATGCAACCACTCGTCTCCATTCTGATCCCGGCTTATAATGCAGCCGAATGGATTGAACAGACTATCCATTCGGCATTAGCCCAAACTTGGAAAAACATTGAAATTATTATTGTTGATGATGGTTCGTCAGATAATACTTTAACGTTAGCTAAAGCATTTGAGCAAGACTCACGCATCCAAGTTTTTAGCCAACCGAACCAAGGTGCGACAGTCGCCCGAAATCAAGCCTTTCAGCATTCCAGTGGCGAATTTATTCAGTTTCTCGATGCGGATGATTTACTGGATGCAGGGAAAATAGCGGCGCAAATGCAAATCCTGCTCAGGGCTGAGAATAACTGTATTGCGTCTGGTGCTTGGGCCAGGTTTTATCGTGACCCACAAGAAGCACAGTTTGAGCCAGAGGCTTTGTGGCAAGATATGCAGCCAGTGGACTGGCTGATCGCCGCCTGGTCCGATAACTTGATGATGCATCCAGCCGCCTGGTTAGTGCCGAGAGCGATCGCTGAAGCCGCAGGGCCATGGAATGAGCAACTATCCCTGAATGATGACGGCGAGTATTTCTGTCGAGTCATTTTGGCCAGTCAGGCGGTGAAATTCTGTGGAGAAGCGAAAAGCTATTATCGATCGGGACTGCTCGGCAGCTTGAGTGATCAGAAATCGGATAAGGCTTATTTATCGGGGTATAAAGCGATCGACCTTGCGGGACAGGCGCTCTTTGCGGTTGAGGATAGCGATCGAACAAGGCAGATTATTGCAACGTTATTTCAACGGTTTGTCTATGAATGCTATCCCAATGTACCGAACCTACGGCATCAGGCGACAGCCCGAATCAAACAACTCGGTGGCTCATCCCTCAAAGCCACGGGAAGTCCATTATTTGAAAAGCTGGCGGAGTGGCTGGGTTGGCGGCTGGCCAAACGGATTCAGCAAATTATCTATGCGATTGGTTATCGTCGCTGGTTGGTGCATTTAAGACGACAGAAAGCCGATTTACCGTCCACCTCTTCTATCTCTACTCCTGCTCATGGCTAAGATCTTAATTTTACTGGGTGGGCATTTATGTAATGGCCCACGTCCTTGTAAGGAAGCGGATGCCCTCGCCGCGGCTGGCCACGATGTGATGGTCGCCGGGGTCTGGTTTGATCCAAAGTTTGTGCAACGCGATCAGCAATTGCTTCAGGGTAGGGCTTGGCAATTTCAGCCAGTCTTAGATTTTCGCGGAATCACCTTGGGCCAAAAAATGCAGCGTCTGGGGGTACGGCTCCAGGCGAAAATTGCCCGGGCATTATGGCTGAAATACGATATTCAATCACCGGCTTTGCTCGGCTATGGTGCTAAAGCAATGCTGAAATTTGCACAGGGGTTTCAGGCTGATTTAACGATCGTACATTCTGAAGCAGGACTGTGGGTCGGTAATTGTCTACAAGCCGAAGGCTATAAAGTTGGGGTGGATTTTGAGGATTGGTTTTCGGAAGACCTGCTACCGGAAGCCAAAGCGAGTCGACCAATTGCGTGGATTCAGTCGCTGGAGTCACAGCTCGCCAAAACTTGTACTTACTGTTTAACACCTTCCCAAGCAATGGCGGCGGCGATAGCGGCAGCATACAATTGCGCAACGCCAACCGTCATATACAATGCCTTCCCCGCAACACCCACAACAACTGCATCCCAGGCATCAAGTGATCGGCAAGACTTAGATTTGCCATCGCTCCATTGGTTTTCGCAGACGATCGGGCCGGGCCGGGGATTAGAAACGGTTTTTGCTGCACTTCCACATTTGCAGTCAGTGGTGGAAATTCATCTGCGGGGGAACTGCCCGGCAATCTATCAGGACTGGATTATGTCATTGGTACCAGCAGCATGGCGCGATCGGGTCTATTTGCATGGGACTGTGGATAATCACATTTTGCCGCTGCGAATTGCGGAACATGATATTGGTCTGGCGCTCGAATCACCCCAAATTCTGAGTCGGGATTTAACGGTGACGAATAAGCTATTTCAATATTTGGAAGCCGGATTAGCGGTGATTGCCACCAATACAGCAGGCCAACAAGAAGTGTTGCAACAATCACCCCAGGCGGGAGAATTAATTCCCGCGAGTGACCCATTCCGGTTGGCGGATGTGATTAACCAGTGGATTGCCGATCCAGAGCATTTGCAACGGACGAAGCAAGCAGCCAAGCAGGCCGGGATCAAGTTGGGCTGGGATACGCAAGCGGCCAAGCTGACCCAGCAGGTTGAATTGGCGATCGGTGCGGCGCAATCGACTACGCCGCGACCCCACAGCGAATTGATTTGATTCAGATTGCATCACACATTTTGGCACCCTCACATTTTTATCATTGGTAATTGTTCATGTCTCAAACCACATTACAGATTAATCTCGCACCGAGTGACTGGTTGCATGCGGGGGATATTTTGCCCCATCAGTTACGCCAATTTTCGGGACAAGTGGATGAAGTCTTATTGACGCTGGATTTGCATCGCAGTGTTGGACGATTTGCGGAAGGCTGGGAAGAACGACGGCCAAAGTTAGAAGCGTTGATTGAACAATGCTGTGGGCAATTCGACAATGTTCGAACGGTCACGGTAGATTACAGTTCTGAAGCGATTAAACAAGTAAGCCAGACCTTCTTTGGTGATGTGCTAATGCCGGCGAAGGATTTTCGGGGCGGGCCATTTTATGCCTACTTTTATGGGCTTTATGCGGCAAAATATGATTACGTATTTCATATTGATTCGGATTTGATGTTTGGTGGTGGGAGCCAAACTTGGATTACCGAAGCGATTCAGTTTCTGAATAAGTATCCAAATGTCTTAGTGTGTGGCCCACTACCCGGGGCACCGGCAACAGATGGCAAGTTGATTTCCCAACCGACCAATCCCTTTTCCTACAAATCACTGGCGTTCCAAATGGATGAAATGAGTACGCGCTATTTCTTAATGGATCGGGCGAGATTCCGGGAGCGGATTGGGGCCTTACCGTTGCCCTATGCTGCCCCTTGGGGATTTATTAAAGCCAAGATTGAGGGGAATCCGCCCTATTGCTTGCCTGAGGATATTTTGACCCAGGTGATGGCAAAGCAAGGTTTATTGCGGGTGGAATTTTTGGGTGAAGGTGCGGGGATGTGGTCTTTACATCCACCTTATCGTTGTAAGGAATTCTACGATCGGTTACCAGAATTGATTGAACGGGTTGAAACCGGAAACATTCCGGATGGACAGCGGGGTTATCACGATGTGAATGAGAGTTTGATTGATTGGAGTGAGCCGCGCAGTCGCTTGCAGCAAAACCGTTGGTGGAAACGTTTAGGAAATCGGATGAGGGCGCAGTGGCAAACGACCTAAATCTGGCATATGAGCCTCAATGAGCCAAGCTCAAATTACGCGGCTCATTAAGGTCTGACAAGGATTAATTTTGATCACCACACGCCCCGAATTTTGCGATGAAAGTCACGAACTTATTGTTTTACTTCCTGGTAATTTTTGCTTGTTTGCTGTTTTGCCGTTCACTGGTACATCGATCAACCTTTATTCAGGCTGCTGTGGCTAAGTCAGCAGCACTGAAACATACAACATTAGATGGATTACGGGGATTACTGGCAATTAATGTCGTGATTCACCATGCGGTATTCACCTACTTCTATTTTGAGCAAGATGGCATTTGGAAAATGCCGGTCGCAAGCCATTTTTATTTTTCGATCGGGTCAGAAGCAGTCACATTATTTTTTATGATGACGGCATTTCTAGCTTGGTCGGGGGTGATTAAGCGACCAAAAATTGATATTCCCAGCTTCTATCTGAAGCGAGCAATTCGGATTTTTCCACTTTATTGGATTTCCGTGATTGGGGTAATTATCGTTGTGCTAGTCACTACCAATTTTTCGCTTGAGTCACCCAGCCTGATGCATGCCATGCGCACACTCGACGATTGGTTTACGGCACAGATCACCAATTTACCCTTTATATTTGGTCGCCAGCTGATGCCGAATATCAATGAATTTCCAGCTTGGATGGTCAATGCAGGCGTGAGCTGGACCTTAGCCTACGACTTGAATTTTTATCTGCTCCTGCCCCTACTCG
Proteins encoded in this window:
- a CDS encoding glycosyltransferase — translated: MAKILILLGGHLCNGPRPCKEADALAAAGHDVMVAGVWFDPKFVQRDQQLLQGRAWQFQPVLDFRGITLGQKMQRLGVRLQAKIARALWLKYDIQSPALLGYGAKAMLKFAQGFQADLTIVHSEAGLWVGNCLQAEGYKVGVDFEDWFSEDLLPEAKASRPIAWIQSLESQLAKTCTYCLTPSQAMAAAIAAAYNCATPTVIYNAFPATPTTTASQASSDRQDLDLPSLHWFSQTIGPGRGLETVFAALPHLQSVVEIHLRGNCPAIYQDWIMSLVPAAWRDRVYLHGTVDNHILPLRIAEHDIGLALESPQILSRDLTVTNKLFQYLEAGLAVIATNTAGQQEVLQQSPQAGELIPASDPFRLADVINQWIADPEHLQRTKQAAKQAGIKLGWDTQAAKLTQQVELAIGAAQSTTPRPHSELI
- a CDS encoding glycosyltransferase family A protein, with amino-acid sequence MSQTTLQINLAPSDWLHAGDILPHQLRQFSGQVDEVLLTLDLHRSVGRFAEGWEERRPKLEALIEQCCGQFDNVRTVTVDYSSEAIKQVSQTFFGDVLMPAKDFRGGPFYAYFYGLYAAKYDYVFHIDSDLMFGGGSQTWITEAIQFLNKYPNVLVCGPLPGAPATDGKLISQPTNPFSYKSLAFQMDEMSTRYFLMDRARFRERIGALPLPYAAPWGFIKAKIEGNPPYCLPEDILTQVMAKQGLLRVEFLGEGAGMWSLHPPYRCKEFYDRLPELIERVETGNIPDGQRGYHDVNESLIDWSEPRSRLQQNRWWKRLGNRMRAQWQTT
- a CDS encoding acyltransferase family protein — encoded protein: MKVTNLLFYFLVIFACLLFCRSLVHRSTFIQAAVAKSAALKHTTLDGLRGLLAINVVIHHAVFTYFYFEQDGIWKMPVASHFYFSIGSEAVTLFFMMTAFLAWSGVIKRPKIDIPSFYLKRAIRIFPLYWISVIGVIIVVLVTTNFSLESPSLMHAMRTLDDWFTAQITNLPFIFGRQLMPNINEFPAWMVNAGVSWTLAYDLNFYLLLPLLANFVRLDLFVGLAICLAAVHRYFDVEQTGIMIRFLCGMSLAYIFPRARLDNYLKHPIASIGIIMALGLGWVIPIPPSLQLACMLFAFTGILYGNSLFGLLTLKATRYLGIISYGVYLLHGIVLFITFHSLNRWIPVKTLSPISFWSITGLCAIVAVILASLTYRYVEYPIIQRRLFSGSLPRQIPATE